Part of the Zingiber officinale cultivar Zhangliang chromosome 8A, Zo_v1.1, whole genome shotgun sequence genome, CCACACAATCAACTCACTACTACCACTACTACTAGAGATTGAAGATGTCGAGCagaaggaccagagacgcagaGCAAGAGATCAATGATCTCATCGCCAAGCTTCAGTCTCTACTCCCGGAGACCCGCCGCCGAGGCACCGGCCGGGTAAGCAAGCATCCGTAATCTAGCCTCAGAAACGCTACATTGACGACGGTCAACTGACCTTGTGTGTTTGCTCAGGCATCAGCAGCAAAGTTACTGAAGGAGACATGCAGCTACATCAGGAGCCTGAACAGGGAAGTGGACGACCTCAGCGGCCGGCTCTCGGCGCTCATGGAGACCATGGAAAGCAACAGCGTCGAGGCAGAGATCATACGGGGCCTGCTCCATTCTTGATTGAGATATGATACACACATGTACCTCTGTTCTGAGCTTAATTAGGATGTTCGGGCTCGAGATGTTTTCAACTGCAGACAACCGGCCTTCACACCTGGTTAAGAAACAGTGATGCATGTAATCGACATTTGGCTTAATTATACATTGATATATATTTTATCTGGAGCTAAATTCTATCCATAACGCCTTGTTTATCGTCAAACACACACAGTCACGATCTCTAGCCGTTAAGTGTATGGTCTACATTCCTCAGGGACTTCCCTTACTGTATTGGTATTAAATTGCCACAGGCCACGGTCTCTATCTCTAGGTGTTGAGTACATGGTCTACAATCCTCCAGTTCTGCCCTTATCTCTTAGGTCGTGATGACTTGCCACTTGAACAATTGCCAATGCCAACTTTTATTAAATGGATACAACAACTAGGCGCTCATTTTTAATGGCAGTCGAGTTTTGAATAGTTAAGAAAAGAGGACCTTGCATGTGGCGTTTGCCAGCTTCTTCTGAACCACTGTAGCTTGAGAAAGAAATTTCTTGTTTgcctaaaaattatatatatatatatgaaatataTTTTGATTAGATCGCAAGGATTGTGATGCAAGGTGGAAACACTGTAGTCTGTAGGCTGAATGGAGTGGACGTGAGATTGGGCAAAGCCCATTTAACGATGTTGCCCATTCGTAAAGCCCATTAATTTGTTCTATTCACCCAATCAATTTGGCTCGAATCCATTCGACTGATCGTCCAGCCTCCCTCTACTCGGTTAGTCTAGACCTGACCCTGGTGATGATTTGGAACCATCGGTTCGGCAATTCCTCACAGATCGATCTTTAACTTTAATCATTCAAAACGATTATAATTTACGATTCAGAACTATTGATTCACAGTTTGATTCATGGTTTATTATAGTTCATCGTAGTTCAAAATTAttacattaaaaaattaaattaaaattttgtaaaatcaTTTGCTATTGTGATTATTAAGAATAATCATgaactattaattaattattaaataattaactaacacataaaattatttatcgacgattataaattaactaataaataaataaataaatatctcaCTTACTTTTCTtccaattattaaaattaataatataacaaaagaaaactattgattagttattaaataattaattaatatataaaaatatttctaattaGTTAGGATTGAGCTACAGTGTAATACTTTCttattaacatctataaaaaaaaataaaataaaaactcatcaAAACGACGGCTAGTCTGATGCGTAAAAAGAACCTTAACCAGCCTTGCAAGAGGCGGTTACAGTTTAGGCCCGTAATTCGGATCAACGAGTAACCAGCACATCAGTCCATTTGGGCCCGAGCCGGGCCGGTTAGGGGCAAGTCTAGGTTAGTCCAATTTTGACCCATAAAATGTGTTTACTCTTTTTAATTATATTTCAGCTGCCTACTTGTTCAACTTAGATGTTTCAATGTACTCTGCTCCATTTTTACTATCGATTTTGAAATAAttgatattatatattttttttgaaacgAGTAGAAGAATGAATTGTAGATAAAtaatttatgattttattttatttacatttCTAATACCTTTTATTTTCTATATTACTAAGTAAAAATTATCGGACCTTTATGATGAAAATTATATTTTACACAAAATTATTGATTTTTctcaa contains:
- the LOC122011646 gene encoding transcription factor ILI5-like; translation: MSSRRTRDAEQEINDLIAKLQSLLPETRRRGTGRASAAKLLKETCSYIRSLNREVDDLSGRLSALMETMESNSVEAEIIRGLLHS